Proteins encoded within one genomic window of Alosa alosa isolate M-15738 ecotype Scorff River chromosome 24, AALO_Geno_1.1, whole genome shotgun sequence:
- the LOC125289885 gene encoding uncharacterized protein LOC125289885 has translation MIGPERFQIIVALVPFLLLTLGALHLHNCPKEPMVPISVIVGSVFLMVIQLVAVCGCLELCFIPVFLILIFLFCWLIAGSVFIYRAFQPNFESRHSLEYCEKILYQSAFWCTNLAWVFIVVLGISGLCRLVWRWRGAFQRAGDIECEGDTEKGGDDEKEGAFQRGGEKGGDFEERGDTEKGGDGERGGEIEITQSLNFNPNQHLT, from the exons ATGATTGGTCCAG AGAGATTTCAGATCATAGTTGCCCTTGTCCCCTTTCTTCTCTTAACTCTGg GGGCTTTACACCTGCACAACTGTCCCAAGGAGCCCATGGTCCCCATCTCTGTCATTGTGGGATCAGTATTCCTCATGGTCATACAGCTTGTTGCAGTGTGTGGTTGTCTTGAACTGTGTTTCATCCCAGTTTTTCTGATCCTCATCTTTCTGTTCTGCTGGTTGATTGCAG GTAGTGTGTTCATCTACAGAGCATTTCAACCCAACTTTGAGTCCAGACACTCCTTGGAATATTGTGAGAAGATTCTCTACCAGTCCGCATTCTGGTGCACCAACCTAGCGTGGGTATTCATAGTGGTTTTGGGGATTTCTGGGCTGTGCAGACTCgtatggagatggagaggtgcCTTTCAAAGAGCAGGTGACATTGAATGTGAAGGTGACACTGAAAAGGGAGGAGATGATGAAAAAGAAGGTGCCTTTCAAAGGGGAGGAGAAAAAGGAGGTGACTTTGAAGAGAGAGGTGACACTGAAAAGGGAGGTGACGGCGAAAGAGGAGGTGAAATTGAAATTACTCAATCACTCAATTTTAATCCAAACCAACACCTAAcctga